One Brassica napus cultivar Da-Ae chromosome C4, Da-Ae, whole genome shotgun sequence genomic region harbors:
- the LOC106376362 gene encoding autophagy-related protein 18a — protein sequence MATVSSASPWPSDSTSASDSNSTVPSHHRDRGDETESLDSFSSMSLNSEEITHNSDRIPESQTPANPPPSLLHLSFNQDHACFAVGTDRGFRILNCDPFREIFRRDFDRGGGVAVVEMLFRCNILALVGGGPDPQYPPNKVMIWDDHQSRCIGELSFRSDVRSVRLRRDRIIVVLEQKIFVYNFADLKLMHQIETIANPKGLCAVSQGAGSMVLVCPGLQKGQVRIEHYASKRTKFVMAHDSRIACFALTQDGHLLATASSKGTLVRIFNTVDGTLRQEVRRGADRAEIYSLAFSSNAQWLAVSSDKGTVHVFGLKGNSGAQVKDTPRIASDLTRTSSSPSSSLSLFKGVLPKYFSSEWSVAQFRLVEGTQYIVAFGHQKNTVVILGMDGSFYRCQFDPVNGGEMSQLEYHNCLKPPVF from the exons ATGGCCACCGTCTCCTCCGCTTCTCCCTGGCCAAGCGATTCCACCTCCGCCTCAGATTCGAACTCTACTGTTCCCTCTCACCACCGCGATCGTGGAGACGAGACCGAGTCTCTCGATTCCTTCTCCTCCATGAGCCTCAACTCCGAAGAGATTACTCATAATTCCGATCGAATTCCGGAGTCTCAAACACCGGCGAATCCTCCCCCGTCGCTGCTCCACCTCTCCTTCAACCAGGACCACGCCTGCTTCGCCGTCGGCACCGACCGCGGCTTCCGGATCCTCAACTGCGATCCGTTCCGCGAAATCTTCCGGCGCGATTTCGATCGCGGCGGTGGAGTCGCCGTCGTGGAGATGCTCTTCAGATGCAATATCCTAGCGCTCGTAGGCGGCGGACCTGACCCTCAGTATCCGCCGAACAAGGTCATGATTTGGGACGATCACCAGAGCCGGTGCATCGGCGAGCTCTCCTTCAGGTCCGATGTTCGATCCGTTAGGCTCAGGAGGGATCGGATTATCGTCGTCCTCGAGCAGAAGATCTTCGTCTACAACTTCGCGGACCTTAAGCTGATGCATCAGATTGAGACTATTGCGAACCCTAAGGGCTTGTGCGCTGTCTCTCAGGGTGCTGGCTCTATGGTGTTGGTGTGTCCTGGTTTGCAGAAAGGACAAGTGAGGATCGAGCATTATGCTTCGAAGCGGACTAAGTTCGTCATGGCTCATGATTCGAGGATTGCTTGCTTTGCTCTCACGCAGGATGGGCATTTGTTGGCGACGGCTAGCTCTAAGGGGACTCTGGTTCGGATCTTCAATACTGTTGATGGCACCTTGCGCCAAGAG GTTAGGAGGGGTGCAGATAGAGCAGAGATATACAGTCTGGCTTTCTCTTCAAATGCTCAGTGGTTAGCTGTCTCAAGTGACAAAGGAACCGTCCATGTCTTTGGTCTCAAAGGCAACTCCGGTGCTCAGGTGAAAGACACACCCAGAATTGCATCTGATCTTACTCGTACTTCCTCATCCCCATCCTCGTCCCTGTCATTATTcaaag GAGTGTTGCCCAAGTATTTCAGCTCGGAGTGGTCGGTGGCTCAGTTCCGGTTGGTTGAAGGAACTCAGTACATAGTCGCCTTTGGACATCAGAAGAATACTGTTGTTATTCTTGGCATGGATGGGAG CTTCTACAGATGCCAGTTTGATCCGGTGAATGGGGGAGAAATGTCTCAGCTTGAGTATCACAACTGTCTAAAACCTCCTGTTTTCTAG
- the LOC106376366 gene encoding glutathione S-transferase F13 translates to MVMKVYGDGMSACVARVLLCLHEKETEFELVPVDLFACHHKLPSFLSMNPFGQVPVLQDEDLTLFESRAITAYIAEKHKDKGTDLTRHADKEAAIVKLWSEVESHHFNPAISAVIHQLIVVPLQGKTPDAAIVEENLEKLGKVLDVYEEKLGKTKYLAGDSYTLADLHHVPYTYYFMKTGHAGLVNDRPNVKAWWEDLCSRPAFLKVSPGLTVAPATN, encoded by the exons ATGGTGATGAAGGTGTATGGAGATGGGATGTCAGCGTGCGTGGCACGTGTTCTTCTCTGTCTTCACGAGAAGGAGACTGAGTTTGAGCTTGTCCCGGTCGATCTCTTTGCTTGCCACCACAAGCTCCCTTCTTTCCTCTCCATGAAC CCCTTTGGCCAAGTTCCAGTTCTACAAGACGAAGATCTTACCCTTTTTG agtCGAGGGCAATCACGGCATATATAGCAGAGAAACACAAAGACAAAGGAACAGATCTGACGAGACATGCAGACAAAGAAGCAGCCATTGTGAAGCTGTGGTCGGAAGTGGAGTCCCACCACTTCAACCCCGCGATCTCCGCCGTCATCCACCAGCTTATAGTTGTGCCGCTTCAAGGCAAGACTCCTGATGCAGCCATCGTGGAGGAGAATCTGGAGAAGTTAGGGAAAGTGCTCGATGTGTACGAAGAGAAGCTCGGGAAGACAAAATACTTGGCCGGAGATTCTTACACACTCGCGGATCTCCACCACGTTCCTTACACTTACTACTTCATGAAGACGGGTCATGCTGGTTTGGTCAACGACCGTCCTAATGTCAAGGCGTGGTGGGAAGACCTTTGTTCTCGTCCGGCTTTCCTTAAAGTCTCTCCTGGCTTGACCGTTGCTCCGGCAACGAACTGA